A section of the Macaca thibetana thibetana isolate TM-01 chromosome 10, ASM2454274v1, whole genome shotgun sequence genome encodes:
- the DENND6B gene encoding protein DENND6B isoform X1, with protein MDALLGTGSRRARGCLGAAGPRSSGRAARTPAAPWARFSAWLECVCVVTFDLELGQALELVYPNDFRLTDKEKSSICYLSFPDSHSGCLGDTQFSFRMRQCGGQRSPWHADDRHYNSRAPVALQREPAHYFGYVYFRQVKDRSVKRGYFQKSLVLVSRLPFVRLFQALLSLIAPEYFDKLAPCLEAVCSEIDQWPAPAPGQTLNLPVMGVVVQVRIPSRVDKSESSPPKQCDQENLLPAPMVLASVHELDLFRCFRPVLTHVQTLWELVLLGEPLLVLAPSPDVSSEMVLALTSCLQPLRFCCDFRPYFTIHDSEFKEFTTRTQAPPNVVLGVTNPFFIKTLQHWPHILRVGEPKMSGDLPKQVKLKKPSRLKTLDTKPGLYTAYTAHLHRDKALLKRLLKGVQKKRPSDVQSALLRRHLLELTQSFIIPLEHYMASLMPLQKSITPWKTPPQIRPFSQDDFLRSLEHAGPQLTCILKGDWLGLYRVSPGALPVNPHRRFFKSPHFDGWYRQRHKEMALKLEALHLEAICEANIETWMKDKSEVEVVDLVLKLREKLVRAQGHQLPVKEATLQRAQLYIETVIGSLPKDLQAVLCPP; from the exons ATGGACGCGCTGTTGGGCACAGGGTCTCGCCGGGCTCGCGGCTGCCTGGGCGCGGCTGGACCCAGGTCTTCAGGCCGCGCGGCGCGGACCCCGGCGGCGCCCTGGGCGCGCTTCTCCGCCTGGCTGGAGTGCGTGTGCGTGGTCACCTTCGACCTGGAGCTGGGCCAGGCGCTGGAG CTGGTGTATCCAAATGACTTCCGGCTCACAGACAAGGAG AAAAGCAGCATCTGCTACCTGTCTTTTCCCGACTCACACTCAG GCTGCCTTGGAGACACTCAGTTCAGCTTCCGCATGCGCCAGTGTGGAGGGCAGAGGAGCCCCTGGCATGCCGACGATAGGCACTACAACAGCAGGGCCCCCGTGGCACTGCAG AGGGAGCCGGCGCACTACTTTGGCTACGTGTACTTCAGACAGGTGAAGGACCGCTCTGTGAAGAGGGGCTACTTCCAGAAG TCTTTGGTGCTGGTGTCCCGCCTGCCCTTTGTCCGGCTATTCCAGGCGCTGCTAAGCCTCATTGCCCCTGAGTACTTTGACAAGCTGGCGCCCTGCCTGGAAGCAG TGTGCAGTGAGATCGACCAGTGGCCGGCGCCTGCACCTGGGCAGACCCTGAACCTACCTGTCATGGGCGTTGTTGTCCAG gtgcGCATCCCATCCAGGGTGGACAAGTCCGAGTCCAGTCCTCCGAAGCAGTGTGATCAAGAG AACCTGCTGCCAGCCCCAATGGTTCTTGCTAGCGTCCACGAGCTGGACCTGTTCAG GTGCTTCCGGCCCGTGCTGACTCACGTGCAGACACTGTGGGAGCTTGTGCTCCTTGGGGAGCCCCTGCTGGTCCTGGCACCCTCGCCCGATGTGTCCTCAGAGATGGTGCTGGCCTTGACCAG CTGCCTGCAGCCCCTCAGGTTCTGCTGCGACTTCCGTCCCTACTTCACCATCCATGACAGCGAGTTCAAGGAGTTCACCACACGCACGCAGGCCCC aCCAAACGTGGTCCTGGGAGTCACAAACCCTTTCTTTATCAAAACACTCCAGCACTGGCCCCACATCCTCCGAGTCGGGGAGCCCAAGATGTCAG GAGACCTTCCTAAGCAAGTCAAGCTGAAAAAGCCTTCAAGGTTGAAGACCCTGGACACTAAGCCAG GCCTCTACACCGCGTACACAGCCCACCTCCACCGCGACAAGGCGCTGCTTAAACGGCTGCTCAAG GGCGTGCAGAAGAAGCGGCCATCAGATGTGCAGAGCGCCCTGCTGCGGCGGCACCTCCTGGAGCTCACCCAGAGCTTCATCATCCCTCTG gAGCACTACATGGCCAGCCTCATGCCCCTGCAGAAGAGCATCACGCCCTGGAAG ACTCCCCCCCAGATCCGGCCCTTCAGCCAGGATGACTTCCTGCGTAGCCTGGAGCATGCCGGGCCCCAGCTCACCTGCATCCTCAAGGGCGACTGGCTGGGTCTCTACAG GGTCAGCCCCGGGGCCCTGCCTGTCAATCCCCACAGGCGGTTTTTCAAGTCCCCCCATTTTGACGGCTGGTACCGGCAACGGCACAAGGAGATGGCCCTGAAGCTGGAGGCCCTGCACCTGGAGGCTATTTGTGAGGCG AACATCGAGACCTGGATGAAAGACAAGTCTGAGGTGGAGGTCGTGGACCTGGTCCTGAAACTTCGTGAGAAGCTG GTGCGGGCTCAGGGCCACCAGCTCCCTGTGAAGGAGGCAACGCTGCAGCGGGCCCAGCTGTACATCGAGACGGTCATCGGCTCCCTGCCCAAAGACCTGCAGGCCGTCCTGTGCCCTCCCTAG
- the DENND6B gene encoding protein DENND6B isoform X3 produces MDALLGTGSRRARGCLGAAGPRSSGRAARTPAAPWARFSAWLECVCVVTFDLELGQALELVYPNDFRLTDKEKSSICYLSFPDSHSGCLGDTQFSFRMRQCGGQRSPWHADDRHYNSRAPVALQREPAHYFGYVYFRQVKDRSVKRGYFQKSLVLVSRLPFVRLFQALLSLIAPEYFDKLAPCLEAVCSEIDQWPAPAPGQTLNLPVMGVVVQVRIPSRVDKSESSPPKQCDQENLLPAPMVLASVHELDLFRCFRPVLTHVQTLWELVLLGEPLLVLAPSPDVSSEMVLALTSCLQPLRFCCDFRPYFTIHDSEFKEFTTRTQAPPNVVLGVTNPFFIKTLQHWPHILRVGEPKMSGDLPKQVKLKKPSRLKTLDTKPGLYTAYTAHLHRDKALLKRLLKGVQKKRPSDVQSALLRRHLLELTQSFIIPLEHYMASLMPLQKSITPWKTPPQIRPFSQDDFLRSLEHAGPQLTCILKGDWLGLYRRFFKSPHFDGWYRQRHKEMALKLEALHLEAICEANIETWMKDKSEVEVVDLVLKLREKLVRAQGHQLPVKEATLQRAQLYIETVIGSLPKDLQAVLCPP; encoded by the exons ATGGACGCGCTGTTGGGCACAGGGTCTCGCCGGGCTCGCGGCTGCCTGGGCGCGGCTGGACCCAGGTCTTCAGGCCGCGCGGCGCGGACCCCGGCGGCGCCCTGGGCGCGCTTCTCCGCCTGGCTGGAGTGCGTGTGCGTGGTCACCTTCGACCTGGAGCTGGGCCAGGCGCTGGAG CTGGTGTATCCAAATGACTTCCGGCTCACAGACAAGGAG AAAAGCAGCATCTGCTACCTGTCTTTTCCCGACTCACACTCAG GCTGCCTTGGAGACACTCAGTTCAGCTTCCGCATGCGCCAGTGTGGAGGGCAGAGGAGCCCCTGGCATGCCGACGATAGGCACTACAACAGCAGGGCCCCCGTGGCACTGCAG AGGGAGCCGGCGCACTACTTTGGCTACGTGTACTTCAGACAGGTGAAGGACCGCTCTGTGAAGAGGGGCTACTTCCAGAAG TCTTTGGTGCTGGTGTCCCGCCTGCCCTTTGTCCGGCTATTCCAGGCGCTGCTAAGCCTCATTGCCCCTGAGTACTTTGACAAGCTGGCGCCCTGCCTGGAAGCAG TGTGCAGTGAGATCGACCAGTGGCCGGCGCCTGCACCTGGGCAGACCCTGAACCTACCTGTCATGGGCGTTGTTGTCCAG gtgcGCATCCCATCCAGGGTGGACAAGTCCGAGTCCAGTCCTCCGAAGCAGTGTGATCAAGAG AACCTGCTGCCAGCCCCAATGGTTCTTGCTAGCGTCCACGAGCTGGACCTGTTCAG GTGCTTCCGGCCCGTGCTGACTCACGTGCAGACACTGTGGGAGCTTGTGCTCCTTGGGGAGCCCCTGCTGGTCCTGGCACCCTCGCCCGATGTGTCCTCAGAGATGGTGCTGGCCTTGACCAG CTGCCTGCAGCCCCTCAGGTTCTGCTGCGACTTCCGTCCCTACTTCACCATCCATGACAGCGAGTTCAAGGAGTTCACCACACGCACGCAGGCCCC aCCAAACGTGGTCCTGGGAGTCACAAACCCTTTCTTTATCAAAACACTCCAGCACTGGCCCCACATCCTCCGAGTCGGGGAGCCCAAGATGTCAG GAGACCTTCCTAAGCAAGTCAAGCTGAAAAAGCCTTCAAGGTTGAAGACCCTGGACACTAAGCCAG GCCTCTACACCGCGTACACAGCCCACCTCCACCGCGACAAGGCGCTGCTTAAACGGCTGCTCAAG GGCGTGCAGAAGAAGCGGCCATCAGATGTGCAGAGCGCCCTGCTGCGGCGGCACCTCCTGGAGCTCACCCAGAGCTTCATCATCCCTCTG gAGCACTACATGGCCAGCCTCATGCCCCTGCAGAAGAGCATCACGCCCTGGAAG ACTCCCCCCCAGATCCGGCCCTTCAGCCAGGATGACTTCCTGCGTAGCCTGGAGCATGCCGGGCCCCAGCTCACCTGCATCCTCAAGGGCGACTGGCTGGGTCTCTACAG GCGGTTTTTCAAGTCCCCCCATTTTGACGGCTGGTACCGGCAACGGCACAAGGAGATGGCCCTGAAGCTGGAGGCCCTGCACCTGGAGGCTATTTGTGAGGCG AACATCGAGACCTGGATGAAAGACAAGTCTGAGGTGGAGGTCGTGGACCTGGTCCTGAAACTTCGTGAGAAGCTG GTGCGGGCTCAGGGCCACCAGCTCCCTGTGAAGGAGGCAACGCTGCAGCGGGCCCAGCTGTACATCGAGACGGTCATCGGCTCCCTGCCCAAAGACCTGCAGGCCGTCCTGTGCCCTCCCTAG
- the DENND6B gene encoding protein DENND6B isoform X2: MDALLGTGSRRARGCLGAAGPRSSGRAARTPAAPWARFSAWLECVCVVTFDLELGQALELVYPNDFRLTDKEKSSICYLSFPDSHSGCLGDTQFSFRMRQCGGQRSPWHADDRHYNSRAPVALQREPAHYFGYVYFRQVKDRSVKRGYFQKSLVLVSRLPFVRLFQALLSLIAPEYFDKLAPCLEAVCSEIDQWPAPAPGQTLNLPVMGVVVQVRIPSRVDKSESSPPKQCDQENLLPAPMVLASVHELDLFRCFRPVLTHVQTLWELVLLGEPLLVLAPSPDVSSEMVLALTSCLQPLRFCCDFRPYFTIHDSEFKEFTTRTQAPPNVVLGVTNPFFIKTLQHWPHILRVGEPKMSGDLPKQVKLKKPSRLKTLDTKPGLYTAYTAHLHRDKALLKRLLKGVQKKRPSDVQSALLRRHLLELTQSFIIPLEHYMASLMPLQKSITPWKIRPFSQDDFLRSLEHAGPQLTCILKGDWLGLYRVSPGALPVNPHRRFFKSPHFDGWYRQRHKEMALKLEALHLEAICEANIETWMKDKSEVEVVDLVLKLREKLVRAQGHQLPVKEATLQRAQLYIETVIGSLPKDLQAVLCPP; the protein is encoded by the exons ATGGACGCGCTGTTGGGCACAGGGTCTCGCCGGGCTCGCGGCTGCCTGGGCGCGGCTGGACCCAGGTCTTCAGGCCGCGCGGCGCGGACCCCGGCGGCGCCCTGGGCGCGCTTCTCCGCCTGGCTGGAGTGCGTGTGCGTGGTCACCTTCGACCTGGAGCTGGGCCAGGCGCTGGAG CTGGTGTATCCAAATGACTTCCGGCTCACAGACAAGGAG AAAAGCAGCATCTGCTACCTGTCTTTTCCCGACTCACACTCAG GCTGCCTTGGAGACACTCAGTTCAGCTTCCGCATGCGCCAGTGTGGAGGGCAGAGGAGCCCCTGGCATGCCGACGATAGGCACTACAACAGCAGGGCCCCCGTGGCACTGCAG AGGGAGCCGGCGCACTACTTTGGCTACGTGTACTTCAGACAGGTGAAGGACCGCTCTGTGAAGAGGGGCTACTTCCAGAAG TCTTTGGTGCTGGTGTCCCGCCTGCCCTTTGTCCGGCTATTCCAGGCGCTGCTAAGCCTCATTGCCCCTGAGTACTTTGACAAGCTGGCGCCCTGCCTGGAAGCAG TGTGCAGTGAGATCGACCAGTGGCCGGCGCCTGCACCTGGGCAGACCCTGAACCTACCTGTCATGGGCGTTGTTGTCCAG gtgcGCATCCCATCCAGGGTGGACAAGTCCGAGTCCAGTCCTCCGAAGCAGTGTGATCAAGAG AACCTGCTGCCAGCCCCAATGGTTCTTGCTAGCGTCCACGAGCTGGACCTGTTCAG GTGCTTCCGGCCCGTGCTGACTCACGTGCAGACACTGTGGGAGCTTGTGCTCCTTGGGGAGCCCCTGCTGGTCCTGGCACCCTCGCCCGATGTGTCCTCAGAGATGGTGCTGGCCTTGACCAG CTGCCTGCAGCCCCTCAGGTTCTGCTGCGACTTCCGTCCCTACTTCACCATCCATGACAGCGAGTTCAAGGAGTTCACCACACGCACGCAGGCCCC aCCAAACGTGGTCCTGGGAGTCACAAACCCTTTCTTTATCAAAACACTCCAGCACTGGCCCCACATCCTCCGAGTCGGGGAGCCCAAGATGTCAG GAGACCTTCCTAAGCAAGTCAAGCTGAAAAAGCCTTCAAGGTTGAAGACCCTGGACACTAAGCCAG GCCTCTACACCGCGTACACAGCCCACCTCCACCGCGACAAGGCGCTGCTTAAACGGCTGCTCAAG GGCGTGCAGAAGAAGCGGCCATCAGATGTGCAGAGCGCCCTGCTGCGGCGGCACCTCCTGGAGCTCACCCAGAGCTTCATCATCCCTCTG gAGCACTACATGGCCAGCCTCATGCCCCTGCAGAAGAGCATCACGCCCTGGAAG ATCCGGCCCTTCAGCCAGGATGACTTCCTGCGTAGCCTGGAGCATGCCGGGCCCCAGCTCACCTGCATCCTCAAGGGCGACTGGCTGGGTCTCTACAG GGTCAGCCCCGGGGCCCTGCCTGTCAATCCCCACAGGCGGTTTTTCAAGTCCCCCCATTTTGACGGCTGGTACCGGCAACGGCACAAGGAGATGGCCCTGAAGCTGGAGGCCCTGCACCTGGAGGCTATTTGTGAGGCG AACATCGAGACCTGGATGAAAGACAAGTCTGAGGTGGAGGTCGTGGACCTGGTCCTGAAACTTCGTGAGAAGCTG GTGCGGGCTCAGGGCCACCAGCTCCCTGTGAAGGAGGCAACGCTGCAGCGGGCCCAGCTGTACATCGAGACGGTCATCGGCTCCCTGCCCAAAGACCTGCAGGCCGTCCTGTGCCCTCCCTAG